In Mycetocola spongiae, the genomic stretch GCGCCGCTGGGCGCGCGCGATATTGCGGCCCTGCTGGGGCTGCCCTCACCCACCGACGAACAGGTCGCGGTGATCGAGGCCCCGCTTGCCCCCGCCCTCGTGGTGGCCGGAGCCGGCAGCGGAAAAACCGAGACCATGGCCAATCGCATCGTCTGGCTGCTGGCCAATGACCACGTGAAGGTATCCGAGGTCCTGGGCCTCACCTTCACGCGCAAGGCCGCGGGTGAGCTCGCCGAGCGGGTGCATAAGCGCATCGCCCAGCTGCGGGTGGCACTCGCCGGGCGCGGGGAAGGGGACGCCCCCGAGATCGACGTGCTGGATGCCCCCACCATCGCCACCTATAACGCCTTCGCGAGCTCGCTCTTCCGCGAATATGCCGCGCTGATCGGCCGCGAGGCCGATGCCGGCGTGATCGGTGAGGCCTCCGCCTGGGCGCTCGCGCGGCGGGTGCTGGTGGACAGCTCCGATCCGCGCCTGGTGCACGGCGAAAAGAGCCTGCCCGCGCTGGTGCAGGCGGTGCTGCGGGTGGCCCGCGCGCTGAGCGATAACGATGCGCTGGAATCCCGCTCCGATATTGAGCGTTTTTCGCGGGAGTTTAGCGAGCTGCTGGAGCTGCCGATTAACGACGAGACCACGGGCAAGCGCCGCCGCGGGCCCCTCGCCGACCTCGTCAAGGCGGTATCGGATGTCTCGGCTCTGCCGCTGCTGCTGGATCTCGCGGCCGAATATGCGGCGGAGAAGCGCCGCCGCGGCTTTATCGAGTTCTCCGATCAGGTGGCCCTGGCCCTGGAGATCTGCCGCCGGCAGACCCGCGTGCCGGGGGAGTACAGGGCGCGCTTTAAAGTGGTGATCCTCGATGAATACCAGGACACCTCGGTGGTGCAGACCGAGCTGCTCTCGCGGCTTTTTGGCGGGCATGCGGTCATGGCCGTGGGCGATCCCAATCAGTCCATCTACGGCTGGCGCGGGGCCTCCGCGGCCAACCTCGCGCGCTTTTCCCGGGACTTCTCCACCGCCGAGACGGGCCCCGCCGCGCGGTTCACGCTGTCCACAAGCTGGCGCAATCACGGACGCATCCTGGATGCCGCCAATGCCCTGGTGCGGCCGCTGCCGGTGCCCGAGGGGGTTCCGGTCTCCACGCTTGCGCCCTCGCCGTTTGCCGGTGACGGCACGGTGGGGGTGGTTTTCCCCGAGACCGTGAACGACGAGGCCGAGGCCGTGGCCCTATGGCTGCGCGAGGAGCTCGCGCGCCCCGGCGAGCAGCGCTCGGCGGCGCTGCTGTGCCGCTCCCTGAAAAAGGTGGATCCCTTCATCCGCGCGCTGGAACGGCACGGGGTGCCGTTCCATGTGCTGGGTCTTGCGGGCCTGCTGGATCAGCCGGTGATTGTTGACCTGGTCTGTGCGCTGCGGGTGCTGCACGATCCCTCGGCCGGTTCCGAATTGGTGCGGCTACTCTCGGGCGCGCGCTGGCGCATCGGCGTGCGTGATCTGCGCGCGCTGAGCGATCTGGCGCGCTGGCTGGGCGACCGCGATCACCGCCTTAAGCCCGTTCCCGCCGAGATCAAACAGAAGCGCTATGAATCGGCCGCGGTCGAGGATAGCCCCTCGCTGGTGGACGCACTCGATTTCATCGAGACCGCCCCCGAGGGCCACGGCGCGCTGGAACATTTCAGCGCCGAGGGCCTGTCCCGGATGCGGCAGGCAGCGCGCCAGCTCACCGCGCTGCGCCGCCGCGCGGGCCTGGGGCTGCACGATTTTGTGGGCCTGGTTAGCCAGGAGCTGGGCCTGGATCTTGAGGCCGCGGCCAATGAAAACGCCGTGCTCGCCCGGCCCAGCCTGGAGGCCTTTGCCGAGCAGATCACGGCGTTCCTCTCGGTGGACGAGACCGGCACAATCGGTTCCTTCCTGAACTGGCTGGAGCAGGCCGAGCAGCACGAAAACCTCAGCCCGCGCGGGGAAGACCCCGAGCCGGGCACCGTGCAGATCCTCACGATTCACGGCTCCAAGGGCCTGGAATGGGACAGCGTGGCCATCCCGCGCCTGGTCGAGGACGAGCTGCCCAGCCGGCCCAAGAGCCGCCGCGGCTGGACGGCCTTTGGCGAGCTGCCCTATGATTTCCGCGGCGACCGCCACGAGTTGCCGCAGCTCGCGTGGCGTTCCGTGGCGAGCCAGCCCGAGTTTGAACGCCGCTATGCGGAGTTTGGTGCGGGCATCGAGGAGCAAAATGCGCAGGAGCAGCGCCGTCTTGCCTATGTGGCGGTGACCCGCGCGCGGGATGCGCTGCTGCTCTCGGGCTCGTTCTGGGCCACCACCACCAAGCCGCGCGGGCCCGGGCTTTTCCTGCGCGAGGTGGTGCTTGCGGTGCCATCCTCCGCGCAGGCCCTGCCCGAGGGTCGGCTCCCGGAGGCCCCCGAGGCGGAGGAAAATCCGCTGGCCGATGAGCAGCGCAGCATTATCTGGCCGCGCGATCCGCTGGGTACCCGTTCGGTTGCGGTGCATGCCGCGGCCGCGGAGGTGCGGGAGGCCGATGCCGACCGCGCCACGCCCTGGTCCACCGATATTGCGCTGCTGCTCGCCGAGCGCGAGCGCCGCGAGGGCATGCTTGAGCTGGTTGAGCTGCCCGCCCGGGTTCCGGCCTCGCGCTATAAAGACTTCGTGCGCGATCCGGCGGAGGTCGCGGCGCGGCTGGCCCGGCCGCTGCCCGAGCGCCCGTATCGGCAGACCCGCCTCGGCACGCTATTCCATGACTGGGTGGAGCATCGGGCGGGGATCGCGGGCGGCCAGGAGATGATCGATTCCGATCCGTTTGAGCTGGACCTGGAGGAGGAGGGCACCGGCGGCACGCTGATGCCCGTGGCCGAGGACGAGAAGCTCGCGCTGGAGGTGCTGAAGGCCACGTTTGAGGCCTCGGAATGGGCCGATCTAAAACCCATCGAGGTGGAGATCGAGATCAACTTTGTGATGAACGAGCAGATCATGATCTGCAAGCTCGACGCCGTCTATCGGCGCGAGGACCGCTATCAGGTGGTGGACTGGAAGACCGGCCGCGCGCCCAAAAACAGCGCGGAGCTTGTGGAGCGGCAGTATCAGCTGGCGCTGTATCGCGAGGCCTATGCGCAGTGGACGGGCATCGATCCTGAGCGTATCGACGCCGTGTTTTATTATGTGGCCGATGACCTGGTGCTGCGCCCCGCCGAGCTCTCCTCGGCGCGGGAACTCGCCGAAACCTGGAGCACCGCGCTGGGCGGGGCGGCCCCGGCCTAGGCGGCCGGTGCGGGCGGCGGGGCGGGGGTTTCGCCGCCCGTGGAGGCGCGGATCACCAGCGTTCCCTTGAGCACCGCGGGCGGCTCGTCCAGGGGTTCGTTTTCGATGCGGGCGCGCAGCGCGCGGGCCGCGGCGGCGCCGAGTGCAAAGCCGGGCAGGTCCACGGTGGTGAGGCTCGGTGAGCTGATGGCCGAATAGGGCAGATTATCAAATCCGGTGACGGCCAGATCCAGCGGGATCGACAGGCCCATGCCCGCCGCGCGCTGCAACACACCATAGGCGTGGGTATCGGTGGCGCAGATCACGGCGGTGACCCCGTCGCGCTGCCACTGCGGCCAGGCGGCGGCAAATGCGGTGCCGGCCGCGGTGAGATCGATCACGCTGATCGCGCGCGGATGGGTAAAAAACGACATTCCGCGTTCGGTGGCGACCTCGCGCAGCAGTTCGTGCCGGAGCAGGAAGGTTTCGGTGCCGGTGACCGAGTCCAGATAGGCCACGCGGGTATGGCCCGCCGCGGCGAGGTGGTCGATGAGCGCCTCGACGCCCTCGCGCATCGAGAAGTTCACGGTGGTGGCGCGCTCCTCCAGGCCCGGCGCATCCAGCAAGACCAGCGGGGAATCGGCGGGCAGCTCGGTGATAAACGCCTCGGTCGGGGCGTCCACCAGGAGGCCCGCGGGACGCAGCGCCAGGAACTGTTGAATATCGGAGGCATCGGGGGTGCGTCCGTTTCCCGTGACCGAGAGCAGCAGCTGATAGCGCGGGCCCAGCGTGGATTTAATCCCGGAGATCACGCCGCCAAAAAACGGGTTGGAGAGGTCGGGGGCGATCAGCATCACGATGCTGGAGGTGCCCTTTGCGAGCGAGCTCGCGGCATGGTCCACCACATAACCGAGCTCGGCGATTGCCGCGCGCACGCGTTCCACATTTTCGGGGGAGACGCGGCCCGCGGTTTTGCCGTTAACAACGAGGGAGACGGTGGCCGTGGAGGTGCCGGCTCGCTGGGCCACCATGGCTGCGGTAACCCGGGTTTTTCGGGGGCTCGGGGAGGACATTCTCCGATCGTAGCGGACCCCGCGGCCCCGGGTATGCGCCCGGACGCGGGGTCCGGGCGCGCCGGGCGGGGCCGCTTTCCGCGCCGATTTCCCCAAAACCGGTTCAACATCAAGCGCTTAATGTGTTAGCGTAAAGCGTTTGACGTAATCAGGTCCCCCCGAAAATATCCCCAAACGGGAGGGCCGCCCCGAAGACGTGGAGTGCTATGACCAAGAAAATTATCCTCGACTGCGATCCCGGTCACGACGACGCGATTGCCATCCTTCTCGCTCACGGAAACCCCGAGATCGAGCTGGTAGCCGTGACCACCGTGGTGGGAAACCAGACGCTGCCCAAGGTCACGCGTAACGCGCTGGCCGTGGCCCGCATCGCCGGCATCACCGGTGTGCCCTTTGCCGCCGGTGCCACCCGCCCCCTGGTTCGCACCATCGAGAATGCCCCCGATATCCACGGTGAATCCGGCATGGACGGCCCCGTCCTGCCCGAGCCCACCCTGGAGCTGGACTCCCGGCACGCGGTGGACCTGATCATCGACACCATCATGGAGAACGAGCCCGGAACCATCACCCTGGTTCCCACCGGCGGACTCACCAATATCGCCCTCGCCGTGCGCAAGGAGCCCCGCATCGCGGAGCGCGTGAAGGAGGTTGTCCTGATGGGCGGCGGCTATCACGTGGGCAACTGGTCCGCGGTGGCCGAGTTCAATATCAAGATCGACCCCGAGGCCGCACATATCGTCTTCAATGAGTCCTGGCCCGTCGTGATGGTCGGACTGGACCTCACCCACCAGGCCCTCGCGACCCCCGACGTGGTGGCCGAGATCGACGCCATCGGCACCAAGCCCGCGACGTTTGTGGTGGAGCTGCTGGAGTTCTTCGGCACCATGTATAAGCAGGCCCAGGGCTTCGACTCGCCGCCCGTGCACGACCCCTGCGCCGTGGCCTATGTGATCGACCCCTCGATCGTCCAGACCGTGAAGGTCCCGATCGACATCGAGCTCACCGGAACCCTGACCCTCGGCATGACCGTGGCCGATTTCCGCGAGCCCGCCCCCGAGAACTGCACCACCTATGCCGCGACCCACCTGGACCGCGAGCGCTTCTGGGGCCTCGTGACCGACGCCCTGAAGAACATCGGCGAGGTAGAACTCTAATGATGAGCGACCTGGCACAGAAGCCCGCCGTGCGCATCGGCGCACTCATGACCGCCCTGCTGGCCGCCTGTGTGGCGTTCCAGCTCAACGCCTCGATGCTCAGCCCCGCGCTGGTCACGATGGCGAAGGAACTGAATACCGACGACGCCACCATCGGTCTGAGCCAGACCATGTTCTTCACGATGGCCGCGCTATTCTCGCTGTTCCTGCCCCGCCTGAGCGATATCGCGGGCCGCAAGCGCGTCCTCACCTGGATGCTGGTCATCATGCTTGTGGGTACGGTGGTTGCCGCCCTCGCGGTGAACGTCGAGATGCTTTTTGTGGGCCGTATCATTCAGGGTGTCTCGGGACCCGTGGTGCCGATCACGCTGCTGATGCTGCGCGCCGAGATCACCGATCCCCGCCGCTATGGCGCAATGATGGGTCTGATCACCGCCGTGAACGGTGGAATCGCCGGAATCGACGCGCTGGCCGGTGGCTGGCTGGTGGCCAACCACGGCTTCCGCAGCGTGTTCTGGTCGATGGCCGTCGTGGCCGTTATCGCCATCGCCTTTGTGATCCTGTGGGCCCGCGAATCGCGCCCCTCCGCCGGAACCAAGATGGACTGGTGGGGCGTCCTGCCCCTCGTGGCCTCGATTGCCCTGCTGCTCACCGCGTTTAACGAGGCCGGCAAGCAGTCCGCCGCCAACTGGTACCTGGTGGCCGGCGGCATCATCCTCTCGGCGATTGCGTTCTGGATCTTCTGGACCGTGGAGAACCGCACCAAGGAGCCGCTGGTTCCCACCAAGTACCTGCGTCAGCGCAGCACGTGGGCGCTCCTGCTCACCACCCTGCTCACCATGACCGGTATCTTCGCCGTGGTCAACGGCCTGGTCACCTCCCTCGCCCAGAATTCCACCGCGGGCTTTGGCATGGAGGCCGACCTCACGTCGCTGCTGTTCCTCACGCCCTATGCCCTGGTGGGCTGGCTGGTGGGACCGTTTGCCGGTCGCCTGGCCCCGAGCTTTGGATATCTGAACGTGCTGCGCGTGGGCCTGGTTGGTTCGATCGTGGCCACGCTGATCATGGCCTTTGTGGGTGTGCACTCGCTGCCGGTCCTGATCGCCGCCACCGTCCTGATCGGTATCACCTATGCGGGTATCGGAAATATCATGCTCAACGGCCTGGGCATCGTGCTCTCGCCCGCCGATAACCCCGGCTTCCTGCCCGGACTGAACGCCGGTGCGTTTAACCTCGGTGCGGGCCTGAGCTTCGCGATTCTGCCGGTATTCCAGGTTCTGGGTACCCCGGCGGGGAGCGATTCCACGGCCGGATATACCACCGCGATGCTGGTGGGTGTGGTGATTACGGTGGTGGCCCTGGCCATCTCCTTCCTCATCCCGAAGCCCGTGGACGCCGAGGTTTCGGCCTAGTCACTTCCCGGTCCCCTCGGCCAAAGTGGCGACAAAACACTAAGCTGGGCGCGACGGACTTGCACGCGAGGCGTGCGGCCCGTCGCGCCCATTGATTTTCTTGAAAGGTTCCCTCCGGTGACAGACTCTCGCATTATCGTTGTTGGCTCGCTGAATGCCGATCTGGTGGTTCACACCGAACGCTTTCCGCAGCCGGGGGAAACGCTGCACGGCTCCGAATTGGTGATCGTTCCCGGCGGTAAGGGTGCCAACCAGGCCGTGGCCGCGGGACGCCTCGGCGGGGATGTTGCGATGATCGGCGCCGTGGGCGTGGGCGATCACGGCGATCTGCTGCTCGCCTCCACCACCGAGGCCGGCGTGGACGTCTCGCATGTGACCCGCCTGGAGGGCGTGGCCACGGGCACCGCCGTGATTAACGTGGATGGTGCGGGGGAGAACATCATCATCGTTTCGCCCGGCGCAAATGGCCGCCTGGGGGAGGCGGAGATTAGCGCCGCCGCGGGCGAGTTTGTGAATGCCAAGGTGCTGTGCCTGGCCCTCGAGGTGCCGATGGACACCGTCCTGGCGGCGGCCCGCCGCGGTCACGAGACCGGCACCACCGTCATGATGAACCTCTCTCCCTATGGCCCCGTGCCGCAGGAGCTGCTGGGGCTCACCGATATTCTGCTGCTGAACGAGCACGAGGCCTCGGACCTGCTGGGCACCGATGTTGAGGCCGCCGGCTGGGATGCCACGGCGCTGGCCCTCGCGGGCCGCGGCGTGACCCGCGCGGTGATCACCGTGGGTGCCGCGGGAGCCATCGTCATCGATAACGAGCGCGCTCCGGAGGCGATCTCCTCGCCCCGCGTGGAGGCCGTGGATACCACCGGTTGTGGCGATGCCTTTATGGGCGCGCTGGCGCTGCGCCTCGCCGCGGGTGACGGCCTCGCCGATGCCGCGCGCTTTGCCGCGACCGTGGGCAGCTATGCGGCCACCGGCGAGGGCGCCCAGGCGTCCTATCCGACCCCCGCTCAGCTCGAGGAATTCCTGGCCACCCGCCGCTAGGGCGGCCCGGTCATCGGCGCGGAGGGGTGATTACCCCTCCGCGTTTTCCGTATCGCGTCCGGGCCCCGGGCCTACACTGGGGGCATGAGTGAATACATTATTCCCGGTGCCGCGGTCCGCGATCACACGCTGAGTGTTCCGCTGGACTGGTCCGCGCCCGGGGGCGAGACCATCGAGATTTTTGCCCGCGAGGTTGTGGACCCCGCCCGCCGCGACCAGGCACTCCCGGTCTTGGTATTCCTGCAGGGAGGCCCCGGCGGAAAATCGCCGCGCCCCGCCGAGGGCGGCGGTGGCTGGCTCACCGAGGCCCTGAAAACCCACCGCGTGATCCTCGTGGATCAGCGCGGCACGGGCAGATCCACCCCCGCGCGCGCCGAGCGCTTTGCCGCGATGAGCGGTGCCGAGGGGGCCGCGTATCTGCTGTGCTTCCGCGCCGATTCGATCATTAATGACCTCGAGGCGCTGCGCACCCGGGTCTTTGGGGGCGTGCGCTGGGAGACCCTCGGGCAGAGCTACGGCGGATTCCTGACCCTCACCTATCTTTCCCGGCATCCCGAGGCCGTGGCCGCCAGCTATATCACCGGCGGGCTGGTCAATACCCACGCCGATGCCCTCACCACGTATCGGCACACCACGCCGCGCGCGCTGGCCAAGTCCCGCGCCTATTACCGGCGCTATCCCGAGGATCGCGAGCGCTTCGCGGCGCTGGCAGATCACCTCGATTCGCGGGATGTGCGGCTCCCCGCGGGGGACCGCCTCACGACCCGGCGCCTGCAAACCCTGGGTGGCCAATTTGGCATGTCCCCGGGTTTTGAGGCTGTGCACTGGCTGCTGGATGAGGCCTGGACCCGGGAGGGTTCGCGCCCGGTGCTGAGCGATTATTTCCTGCATCAGGTTCAGGCCGATACCGGCCATGCCCAGGGTGCGCTTTATGCCGTGCTGCAGGAGAGCATCTATGCGCAGGGGCACGGTGCCACCAACTGGGCCGCCCAGCGCGTGCGCGAGGAGTTCCCGGAGCTGGATGGTGGGCATCGCGATCTGATGTTCACGGGCGAGATGATGTATCCGTGGATGTTTGAGGATCAGCGCGAACTGGCGCCCTATCGCGCCGCGACCGAGGCGCTGCACCGCCACGAGGACTTCAGCGAGCTCTATGACGATGCGGCACTCCTGGCCAATCCGGTCCCCGTGGCAGCCGTGGCCTATTATCACGACCTCTACGTGGACGTGGATCTCTCGGCCGCGCAGGCCGAGCGCACGGGCAACCTCGATCTCTGGGTCACGAGCGAATATGAGCACGACGGCCTGCGCGCCGATGCCCGCGTGCTGCGCCGCCTGATCGAGAACGTGGCGGGCCGCGGCGGCCCACTCGCCTAGCAAAACGCGTGTATTCCCGGCCCCGGGAATACACGCGTTTTGCGTCAGGGGCCGGGTCGCGGATCGACCTCGGGGATAGCGTGGAGTTAACTCGTTCGATAGCGAGCGGGTCGGCGTTTCCCGCGCGTACCGGGGGCGTGACACGCAGCACCGGAAGGCCAGCTATGACGCTTAATATCGGCTATATCGTGGGAAGCACCTCCGCCAATTCCGAAAACCGGAGGCTGGCCCGGGCCCTGACCCGGCTGGCCCCGCACGGGGTGAGCCTGCGCGAGATTCTGATCTCCGAGCTGGGGTTTTATAACCGCGATCTGGACGGCGATTATCCGGCCCCGGCCCGCGCATTTAAAGCGGAGCTGGCGGCGGTGGACGCCGTGATCCTGGTGACCCCGGAGTATAACCGCGGCCTCCCGGGCTATCTCAAAAATGCGCTGGACTGGGCCAGCCACCCGGTGGGCGAAAACTCGTTATCCCACAAGCCCAGCGCGGTGATCGGCGCCTCGGTATTCCCCGTGGGAACGGCGCTCGCGCAGGCGCAGGCGCGCACCACGCTGGCGTTCCTCGGCTCACCGTGCCTCACGGTACCCGAGGCCCATATTCAGGTGACCCCGGGCTATTTTGATGCCGAGGATCGCGTGAGCGACCCGCGCGCGGCCGAGCGCCTGGGCGCATGGCTGGCGGCATTTATCCGCCACGTGCAGCGCGAGCGCGCCGCCTAGACGGCGCGGCACGCTAGCGAGTCTCGGGGGTCTTATCCTCGCTGCCGCTCCCCGTGCCGTCCTCCGACGCGGGGTCCTCGCCGAGGTCGGGCAGCTCGATCGGCCCGGTATCGGCCTCGGGATGGCCGGAGGTCGAATCGGAGAACTCGCCCTCCTCGTCAAAATCGTAGGCATCGGTTTCCATGCCGATCTGCGCGCTGGACGGCGTGGTCGCGGGCGTCCGGGTGAGCAGCTTCTCCACCTCGGATACGGCCAGGACCTGCTCGGCCTGCGGGTTGATCGGTGCCGAGAGCTTACCCAGCACGCTGTCCACGAGCCCGTCGAGCAGGCCCACGGCATCCTCAACCACGCCCTGATCGCGGGTATCCAGACCGTGCAGGAGCCAGCGGGCGAGCTCCAGCTCGGCGTGCAGCAGGGCGCGCTGGCGGATGAAGCGGTCGGGGGTGCGGGTGCACGACGCACGGTATGCGGCAAATACATCCTCGGCGGCCTCGGGGGCGGCGGTCAGCCAGTGCAGATCGCGCGCGGGATCGCTCACGCGCAGCCCGCTCCATCCCACAACGCCGCTCACGATGGGGCCCACCTCGTGATCGGTGATCAGGAAGGACTCGGCGCTCAGCGTGCCGTTAATCACGGTGGGCTGGAACTGCCAGAGGGCGTCATCGTGTGCCGCCTCGCTCCAGCGCTGGCGGATGGCCTCGGGCAGGCGGCGCGTGGACGCCGCGCGCTCAATCACGTTCAGGGCCTCGTTGCGGCACTGCGCGGCCGTGAGCGAGGGCAGGCCGATATCGGTCACAAAGGACGCCGGCAGCGAGTGGATCGCGGCGATCGCGCCACCGATCGAGGTGGCCACGCCGTCCCCCGCGGGGACATGCTCGGCGGGCACGTGGAAGCCCGGCAGGAACTCGCTCACCACCACGCGGCCGGGGGAGGCCGGAGCCTGCCCGATAACAACTGGAATGTCGAAGGAGAGGCGGCTGCGGATACCCGCGGTCATCGCCTGCAGTGCGATCAGCTCAATCGCCTGTTCACCCGCGGCCCGATCGTTGCCGGGCACACGCACCACCACGTCGGTATCGGCGTCGGTGCGCAGGAGGGCCGAATCAAAATCGCCCGTACTTCCGAGGCCCAGCGGCCCACTTCCGAGCACCACAAGGTCAGGAACCGCGGACGTTGCCATCGCGGCTAGAATTAAATGCGATCTGGCCATGTTCTCTAGGTTAGATTGCCCGGCGCGAAGGTCGATGACCGCCACGCCCGTTTTGATAGGGAGTGTATGTCTGAATCCACCGTAACCGCGCCCACCGCGGCCCGAGAGCCCGCACCCGCGGGCATCGACCGCGACTATAAGACCCGCGATCGCGAGGACCTCCTCGCGTGGCTTGAGGCCACCCCCGAGACCCGCGTGCTGGTCCTGCGCGGCGGCGCCACCCCGGTGGAAAACGGCGCGCTGCGCCTGTTCCGCTGGAGCGAACTCGCGGAGGTGAGCGCACCAAGCTATCTTGGCCGCACCCTGAGCGCCGAAAACGGTGTACCCGCGGGCGCCCCCGTGATCGCCGTGGACCTGGACGATGCCACCGCGGGCGCGCTGCACCCCGGCGCATGGGGAACGCTGCGCGAGGTTGGCGCCGTACTCGGCGCGCGCGATGCGAGCCTGTTTATTGCCGCGCTGGCCCTGATCCACTGGCATCGCGCGGGTGGCTTCTGCACCCGCTGCGGCGCGCTCACCGAGATTCGCCAGGCCGGCTGGTCGCGGCGCTGCCCGTCCTGCAATGCCGAGCATTTTCCGCGCACCGATCCGGCGATCATCGTGCTGGTCAGCGATGCCCAGGACCGCATTTTGCTGGGCTCCAATGCGCTCTGGAAGGCCGGGCAGTATTCGCTGCTCGCGGGCTTTGTGGAGGCCGGGGAATCCCTCGAGGAGGCCGTGGTCCGCGAGGTATTTGAGGAGGCCGGCGTGCGCGCCGTGGCCCCCGAATACCGCGGGTCCCAGGCGTGGCCGCTGCCGCGCTCCCTGATGCTGGGCTATCGCGCCCGGGTCGCCCCCGATTTTGATCCCGCGAGCATCGAGCCCGATGGCGAGGAGATCCTCGACCTGCGCTGGTTTAGCCGCGAGGGCCTGCGCGCCGAGGTGGGCACGCTCACGCTCCCCGGACACGCCTCGATCGCCCGCAAACTCCTGGACGAGTGGCTGATCGAGGACGGCGGTCCCGATATCGACGGCACCGCCGAGCGCGCCTAGATGATCCCCTCACCCACCGATCCCGAGGCGCTGCTGGCCGGGCTGGACCCCGAGCAGCGCGTGGCCGCCGAGGCGCTGCGCGGCCCGGTCTGTGTGCTTGCGGGTGCGGGCACCGGAAAAACCCGGGCCATCACCCATCGCATCGCCTATGGCGTGGCCAGCGGAACCTATGCGGCCAACCGGGTGCTTGCGCTCACCTTCACCACCCGGGCCGCGGCGGAGCTGCGCTCGCGCCTGCGTCAGCTCGGCGCGGGCGCGGTCTCGGCGCGCACGTTTCACTCGGCGGCGCTGAGCCAGCTGAATTATTTTTGGCCACATACCGTGGGCGGCCAGTTTCCGACGCTGATCACGGGCAAGGCCAAGATGCTGGGCCAGCTTGCCGAATCCCGCACGCTGCGCCTGGATACCGCGACGCTGCGCGATCTGGCCGCCGAGATCGAGTGGCGTAAGGTCTCGGGCCTGAGCATCGAACAGTATGCCGCCTCGGATCGCGCGGGCATCGGCAACCTCTCGCTGACCCAGGTGGCCGAGCTGCAGCAGGGCTATGAGGATCTGAAGGACGGCCGCCGCCAGCTCGATTTTGAGGATGTCCTCCTCGCCTGCGTGGGCATGATCCACAGCGAGGCCTCCGTGGCGCTGCAGGTGCGCGAACAGTATCGCTTTTTTGTTGTGGACGAGTATCAGGACGTATCCCCGCTTCAGCAGCAGCTGCTGGATGCGTGGCTCGGGGACCGCAATGATGTCTGTGTGGTGGGCGATGCGAGCCAGACCATCTACTCGTTTGCGGGCGCGCAGAGCTCCTATCTGCTGGAGTTCCCGCAGCGTCACCGCGGCACCACGCTGGTGCAGCTGGAACGCAATTATCGCTCCACCGAGCCGATCGTGGACAGCGCCAACCGGCT encodes the following:
- a CDS encoding ATP-dependent DNA helicase encodes the protein MSAEPTRAPLGARDIAALLGLPSPTDEQVAVIEAPLAPALVVAGAGSGKTETMANRIVWLLANDHVKVSEVLGLTFTRKAAGELAERVHKRIAQLRVALAGRGEGDAPEIDVLDAPTIATYNAFASSLFREYAALIGREADAGVIGEASAWALARRVLVDSSDPRLVHGEKSLPALVQAVLRVARALSDNDALESRSDIERFSREFSELLELPINDETTGKRRRGPLADLVKAVSDVSALPLLLDLAAEYAAEKRRRGFIEFSDQVALALEICRRQTRVPGEYRARFKVVILDEYQDTSVVQTELLSRLFGGHAVMAVGDPNQSIYGWRGASAANLARFSRDFSTAETGPAARFTLSTSWRNHGRILDAANALVRPLPVPEGVPVSTLAPSPFAGDGTVGVVFPETVNDEAEAVALWLREELARPGEQRSAALLCRSLKKVDPFIRALERHGVPFHVLGLAGLLDQPVIVDLVCALRVLHDPSAGSELVRLLSGARWRIGVRDLRALSDLARWLGDRDHRLKPVPAEIKQKRYESAAVEDSPSLVDALDFIETAPEGHGALEHFSAEGLSRMRQAARQLTALRRRAGLGLHDFVGLVSQELGLDLEAAANENAVLARPSLEAFAEQITAFLSVDETGTIGSFLNWLEQAEQHENLSPRGEDPEPGTVQILTIHGSKGLEWDSVAIPRLVEDELPSRPKSRRGWTAFGELPYDFRGDRHELPQLAWRSVASQPEFERRYAEFGAGIEEQNAQEQRRLAYVAVTRARDALLLSGSFWATTTKPRGPGLFLREVVLAVPSSAQALPEGRLPEAPEAEENPLADEQRSIIWPRDPLGTRSVAVHAAAAEVREADADRATPWSTDIALLLAERERREGMLELVELPARVPASRYKDFVRDPAEVAARLARPLPERPYRQTRLGTLFHDWVEHRAGIAGGQEMIDSDPFELDLEEEGTGGTLMPVAEDEKLALEVLKATFEASEWADLKPIEVEIEINFVMNEQIMICKLDAVYRREDRYQVVDWKTGRAPKNSAELVERQYQLALYREAYAQWTGIDPERIDAVFYYVADDLVLRPAELSSARELAETWSTALGGAAPA
- a CDS encoding LacI family DNA-binding transcriptional regulator, encoding MSSPSPRKTRVTAAMVAQRAGTSTATVSLVVNGKTAGRVSPENVERVRAAIAELGYVVDHAASSLAKGTSSIVMLIAPDLSNPFFGGVISGIKSTLGPRYQLLLSVTGNGRTPDASDIQQFLALRPAGLLVDAPTEAFITELPADSPLVLLDAPGLEERATTVNFSMREGVEALIDHLAAAGHTRVAYLDSVTGTETFLLRHELLREVATERGMSFFTHPRAISVIDLTAAGTAFAAAWPQWQRDGVTAVICATDTHAYGVLQRAAGMGLSIPLDLAVTGFDNLPYSAISSPSLTTVDLPGFALGAAAARALRARIENEPLDEPPAVLKGTLVIRASTGGETPAPPPAPAA
- the uriH gene encoding uridine-preferring nucleoside hydrolase UriH, whose translation is MTKKIILDCDPGHDDAIAILLAHGNPEIELVAVTTVVGNQTLPKVTRNALAVARIAGITGVPFAAGATRPLVRTIENAPDIHGESGMDGPVLPEPTLELDSRHAVDLIIDTIMENEPGTITLVPTGGLTNIALAVRKEPRIAERVKEVVLMGGGYHVGNWSAVAEFNIKIDPEAAHIVFNESWPVVMVGLDLTHQALATPDVVAEIDAIGTKPATFVVELLEFFGTMYKQAQGFDSPPVHDPCAVAYVIDPSIVQTVKVPIDIELTGTLTLGMTVADFREPAPENCTTYAATHLDRERFWGLVTDALKNIGEVEL
- the uriT gene encoding uridine transporter UriT encodes the protein MSDLAQKPAVRIGALMTALLAACVAFQLNASMLSPALVTMAKELNTDDATIGLSQTMFFTMAALFSLFLPRLSDIAGRKRVLTWMLVIMLVGTVVAALAVNVEMLFVGRIIQGVSGPVVPITLLMLRAEITDPRRYGAMMGLITAVNGGIAGIDALAGGWLVANHGFRSVFWSMAVVAVIAIAFVILWARESRPSAGTKMDWWGVLPLVASIALLLTAFNEAGKQSAANWYLVAGGIILSAIAFWIFWTVENRTKEPLVPTKYLRQRSTWALLLTTLLTMTGIFAVVNGLVTSLAQNSTAGFGMEADLTSLLFLTPYALVGWLVGPFAGRLAPSFGYLNVLRVGLVGSIVATLIMAFVGVHSLPVLIAATVLIGITYAGIGNIMLNGLGIVLSPADNPGFLPGLNAGAFNLGAGLSFAILPVFQVLGTPAGSDSTAGYTTAMLVGVVITVVALAISFLIPKPVDAEVSA
- a CDS encoding ribokinase gives rise to the protein MTDSRIIVVGSLNADLVVHTERFPQPGETLHGSELVIVPGGKGANQAVAAGRLGGDVAMIGAVGVGDHGDLLLASTTEAGVDVSHVTRLEGVATGTAVINVDGAGENIIIVSPGANGRLGEAEISAAAGEFVNAKVLCLALEVPMDTVLAAARRGHETGTTVMMNLSPYGPVPQELLGLTDILLLNEHEASDLLGTDVEAAGWDATALALAGRGVTRAVITVGAAGAIVIDNERAPEAISSPRVEAVDTTGCGDAFMGALALRLAAGDGLADAARFAATVGSYAATGEGAQASYPTPAQLEEFLATRR